A region of the Candidatus Neomarinimicrobiota bacterium genome:
GAGGGCTTCGCCGCGGCCCTCTATGTCCCTCAGGATGTTACCGATTTTCCAACCCCTGTCCAGGTTCAGATGGCCATTGAGCGAGCCGGTGTTGTTTATGGCATTGATGATCAAGCAATTGACCAGCTGATCGATGAGCAGATTGCGGGCAAACCCGTACTATTCGCCGAGGGCGAAATGCCTGCCGGGGGCGGCGATGCCAAGCTGATTTGGCATGAGGAGTCAGATGGAGAGGCTATCCCACGGGACATCAGCGTTGCGGTGCTTCACGGGCTGCAGCTACCGAACCTGTTCACCCGAGTGGTACCCGGACAACAAATTTTGACCAAATTGCCCGCTTCGGGTGGGGAATCCGGCACCAATGTATTTGGCGAGAAATTGGAACTTTCAGGCGTCGACCTCGCGATCCCTTGTGGCCAGGGCACCGAAGTCTCCAAAGACGGACTGAACCTCTTGGCTACGGCGCAGGGTATCGCAACCTGGAATGGAGCCACCATCGGTGTTCAGAAGGCCAGTCGCGTAAAGGGGAATCTGGAGAGTCAAAACGAAAATATCAGGTTTGAAGATTCGGTCTACATTGAGAATGATGTGCGCCCGGGCTGCCGGGTAGAGGCGCGGGGCGACATATTCGTCGGAGGCAGCATCGAAGGTGCCGACGCATACTCTCTGACGGGTAACGTTATCGTGCGAAACGGCATTCTCGGTCAGGGTCGGGCCCGGATTCTGGCTAGTGGAAACGTTATGGCGGGATTTATTCAGGATGCCACTATCGGCGCCAAACAGGACGTAGAGGCCATCCGCTATATTATTAATTGTGCCGTGACGGCTGGGCGCTACATAACCGTCAGTGCGAATGAAGGTATCATTCGTGGTGGTACGCTCTATGCTGAGAAGCGCATTGAGGCACGCCATGTGGGCTCCGATGGACGAATTGTCACCGAGGTGGGGGTAGGTTATACCCAGCCAGAAAACGTCGGTTGGTCGCGCTACGAGAAGCGCAATGAACAGCGCAGACTGCGCATGGAACTGGCCTATTTACAGAAGCGCGTGGATTTTCTGCAATTGTTGAAGGCGCGCAAAGGATCTCTCGCCGATGAAAATGAAGCGGAGCTTGTGGAACTCGAGCAGAAAGTTGCGTTATTGGCGCGCACCAACCATACCCAGTCGGCAAATTCCCAAAGGCGGAACAGTCAGACCAGTGTGGCGAACGGCGACCAGGCTGTGGCCGAAACTTTGCAGTTTCATGGTACCGTTTACCCGGGTGTCAAGATTTCTATCGGTGACGCGACGCATCGGGTCGACCGTAAACGCAAAAACGTGATCTTTTTCCGGGTGGGGAACCGGCTCAGCTTTGGCCCCCTGGACCAGGCTGAGGCAAGCAAGATTTGATCCTGGTGATCCACGCGGGAAACCTGCGGTTCCTGTCTGGACTGGAGCGCACCTGCCGCCGGTAACGAATTAGGAGTGGCATGCCATCTTCTATCCTGGTAGTCGACGATGAGAAATTCATCGTCGAAGCCATTTCACAGCTGCTACGAGAAAGTGGTCATGATGTGGTTGGACTGGTTGATTCGACCGAGGCCGTCGAGGTGTTGAAAAAGCGTTCCTTCGATCTGGTGCTTACTGACCTGCGAATGCCCAACGTGACGGGTATGGACATTACGAGGATCGTACGTGGCTCCGCTAACGACACCTTGGTCATCATCCTTACCGGTTTTGCAACGCTGGACTCGGCTATCGAATCGGTGAGCCTCGATGTCTACGCCTATCTGAATAAACCCTTTGATCTTCGCGAGCTGGGGCACGTGGTGGATCGAGCCCTGACGGCCCAGAGTCTCAAACGTGAGAATGACAGGCTGCATGCCAGCATCAGAAAGATGCTGGACGATGTTTCCACGCTTTATGAGGTCACCCGTTTTCTTTACGATACGGATGATTGGGACATCACACTGGAGTTCATCCTGGACACGCTCGCCATAGGTCTGGGCCTGACCCACAGCTGCCTGCTATTGGTGGATGCCGAGGGCCGCACAACTGTTGGCAAGGCCAACTATCCACCGGAATCGACCCTGGCAGAGGTAGTGGCAAGCCACGAGTGGGACGCCGTGATGGAAGCGATTCCCGCAAATGAGCCCACTCTCGTCGACGGAGACCATGCAGCGGCCAATTTGCTGGCTGCGTTAACCGCGGATGAGCAGCCGCTTAAAGCCATCTTGTTCACCCCCATCCGGTACCGCGAGCGTCTGATGGGCTACCTGGTTGTGTTTGTCGTGGAAGGTTCAGAGCCGCCCACCGATGACCAGCGCCAACTGCTGAAAATACTCGCCGTGCAGATTTCTCCGCAGGTATTTCAGTCAGGAGGTTCAGTATTGCGCGGGCAATCGGCACCCCATTGGGCCGCCCAGGGACAGTCTATCATCGAGAGCCAGATCGAGGCGCTGAGCGATTCAAATTCGATGCCCTTGGGCGTCAACCTGTTGCGCTTTCATACACCCAACCCCGGGGCCACTGCGCGTGAATTGACGGCCTTTCAGGATGCCTGCGCTGACATGCTCCTCAACCATGAGCCTGCCAGCAGCTTGCACTGGATAGGTGCGGATACGGCGCTGGCATTCTTTCCGGGTTCAAATCAGGTGCAGTCGGAAATTACCTGTTTGGCCATGTCCGAAGACTTTCGCAAGTCGGTGTCATCCCAGATCCAGAATGCGAGTGGTGCAGAACTGTTTTATGCTTCGGCTACGTGGCCCGACTGGCCGGAGGATAGCGCTGACTTCCTGACCATGCTGTGGGCTCGATTGTCGAGCCAGATTCAGGACTTTGCTCGTCAGCAGCTCGCGGACACCACCAAGGATG
Encoded here:
- a CDS encoding response regulator — its product is MPSSILVVDDEKFIVEAISQLLRESGHDVVGLVDSTEAVEVLKKRSFDLVLTDLRMPNVTGMDITRIVRGSANDTLVIILTGFATLDSAIESVSLDVYAYLNKPFDLRELGHVVDRALTAQSLKRENDRLHASIRKMLDDVSTLYEVTRFLYDTDDWDITLEFILDTLAIGLGLTHSCLLLVDAEGRTTVGKANYPPESTLAEVVASHEWDAVMEAIPANEPTLVDGDHAAANLLAALTADEQPLKAILFTPIRYRERLMGYLVVFVVEGSEPPTDDQRQLLKILAVQISPQVFQSGGSVLRGQSAPHWAAQGQSIIESQIEALSDSNSMPLGVNLLRFHTPNPGATARELTAFQDACADMLLNHEPASSLHWIGADTALAFFPGSNQVQSEITCLAMSEDFRKSVSSQIQNASGAELFYASATWPDWPEDSADFLTMLWARLSSQIQDFARQQLADTTKDD
- a CDS encoding DUF342 domain-containing protein, encoding MSEQAEATEKSTGSSQPVEVRILAEGFAAALYVPQDVTDFPTPVQVQMAIERAGVVYGIDDQAIDQLIDEQIAGKPVLFAEGEMPAGGGDAKLIWHEESDGEAIPRDISVAVLHGLQLPNLFTRVVPGQQILTKLPASGGESGTNVFGEKLELSGVDLAIPCGQGTEVSKDGLNLLATAQGIATWNGATIGVQKASRVKGNLESQNENIRFEDSVYIENDVRPGCRVEARGDIFVGGSIEGADAYSLTGNVIVRNGILGQGRARILASGNVMAGFIQDATIGAKQDVEAIRYIINCAVTAGRYITVSANEGIIRGGTLYAEKRIEARHVGSDGRIVTEVGVGYTQPENVGWSRYEKRNEQRRLRMELAYLQKRVDFLQLLKARKGSLADENEAELVELEQKVALLARTNHTQSANSQRRNSQTSVANGDQAVAETLQFHGTVYPGVKISIGDATHRVDRKRKNVIFFRVGNRLSFGPLDQAEASKI